TAAAAAAGATAAGATTGATGAATGGTTACATCAGTCAGTTATAATCAATAAAAATAAACCCTTTGGTGAGGGAAAAGAAGATAATACTCACTAAAGGGTTTTTTTGTTTGTTTTTATGGAGGTTAAAATAGATTTTAGATTTGCGATATTTGATAAAGGAGATATGAGTAAAGTATGATATCTGAAACCGATAGGGTTACAATATTAAAATATGTCAAAAAATATAATGCAAATGAGGTATATCTCTTTGGGTCATCCATTGAAAGAGAAGATGCTAATGATATAGATATTGGTGTCAAGGGGGTATTACCTGAACTTTTTTTTGACTTTTATGGGGAATTATTACTTGAACTTTCAAAACCGGTAGATATTGTAGATTTGACTGAAGATAATTCATTTAACAGATTAGTGATGAAAGAAGGGACTAAATTATATGGCTAATTTGAACGAAAAAATCAATGTGGAGATGGAAAATATAACTGTTGTTCTTGGGGAATTAGAAAAAGTCAAAGACAAGTCTAACAAAACTAAGCTTGAGTTAGCAGGGATGGCTACATATTTAAATTATTTCCAGGCATATACCAATTCCAAAAACAGAAA
This genomic interval from bacterium contains the following:
- a CDS encoding nucleotidyltransferase domain-containing protein, which produces MISETDRVTILKYVKKYNANEVYLFGSSIEREDANDIDIGVKGVLPELFFDFYGELLLELSKPVDIVDLTEDNSFNRLVMKEGTKLYG